One part of the Chryseobacterium sp. 7 genome encodes these proteins:
- a CDS encoding alpha-amylase: protein MIQFFHWYSEGDGKLWKEAEKQARYLAKLGITSVWFPPAYKGTNGGYSIGYDAYDLYDLGEFDQKGTLPTKYGTKNDYTKAIKTLKKQNIQVIVDIVLGHKAGGDELEKFKVVKVDEENREKVISDVIEIESYTKFTFPGRGKKYSDFEWNFTCFSGVDYAEGMDSHIYKIQSEYGNDWEEMIDDEKGNYDYLMYNDIEHRNPFVREELNTWAKWYFDQTDFDGVRLDALKHISFDFYKEWLTLLRSNSGKNIFAVGEYWAPGYLHLLQKYIEVTDGCMSLFDSSLQNNFHTASREGSSYDLRRIFDETLTQADPMHSVSLVANHDTQPLQDLEAPVEPWFKPLAYALILLRKDGYPCVFYPDLYGTHYVDKDREGNDQEIFMPKVDGIEELLKARKDHAYGEQQDYFEDANCLGWVRTGDDEHTGCAVVLSNKDSYNKPMEVGTLYAGKKFKDLLKRFKEKVTIDENGWGDFPAPAGNVSVWIPE from the coding sequence ATGATCCAATTTTTTCACTGGTATTCTGAAGGTGACGGAAAATTGTGGAAAGAAGCCGAAAAACAGGCCAGATATTTAGCAAAACTTGGAATCACTTCTGTATGGTTTCCTCCTGCTTACAAAGGAACAAATGGTGGTTATTCTATCGGGTATGACGCCTACGACCTGTATGATCTGGGAGAATTTGATCAAAAAGGAACCCTTCCCACTAAATACGGTACAAAAAATGACTATACAAAAGCCATTAAAACTCTAAAAAAACAGAATATACAAGTCATTGTGGACATCGTTCTGGGTCATAAAGCCGGTGGTGATGAGCTGGAAAAATTCAAAGTGGTAAAAGTAGATGAGGAAAACAGGGAAAAAGTAATTTCCGATGTTATCGAAATAGAATCTTACACAAAATTCACCTTTCCTGGAAGAGGAAAAAAATATTCTGATTTTGAATGGAATTTCACCTGTTTCAGCGGCGTAGATTATGCTGAAGGAATGGATTCTCACATTTATAAAATTCAATCCGAATACGGAAACGACTGGGAAGAAATGATTGATGATGAAAAAGGAAATTACGATTACCTGATGTATAATGATATTGAGCACCGGAATCCTTTTGTACGGGAAGAGCTCAACACGTGGGCAAAATGGTATTTTGACCAGACCGATTTTGACGGGGTAAGACTGGATGCTTTAAAGCACATTTCCTTTGATTTTTACAAAGAATGGCTTACCCTGCTTCGTTCCAACTCCGGAAAAAATATTTTCGCAGTAGGAGAATACTGGGCTCCGGGATATCTTCATCTGCTCCAAAAGTATATTGAAGTAACGGACGGATGTATGAGTCTTTTTGACAGTTCGCTACAGAATAATTTCCATACGGCTTCCAGGGAAGGTAGTTCTTATGATCTCAGAAGGATTTTTGATGAAACCCTTACCCAGGCAGATCCTATGCATTCTGTAAGTTTGGTAGCCAATCATGATACGCAGCCCTTGCAGGATCTTGAAGCTCCGGTAGAGCCATGGTTCAAGCCTCTTGCCTATGCCCTTATTTTGTTGAGAAAAGATGGCTATCCATGTGTATTTTACCCGGATCTTTATGGCACTCATTATGTGGATAAAGACAGAGAAGGTAATGATCAGGAAATATTTATGCCCAAAGTAGATGGCATTGAAGAATTATTAAAAGCGAGAAAAGATCATGCCTACGGAGAACAGCAGGATTATTTTGAAGATGCTAATTGTCTCGGCTGGGTACGTACAGGAGATGATGAACATACAGGATGCGCTGTGGTTTTAAGCAATAAAGATTCTTACAACAAACCTATGGAAGTAGGAACACTGTATGCCGGTAAAAAATTCAAAGATCTGCTGAAACGATTCAAAGAAAAAGTAACCATTGATGAAAACGGATGGGGAGATTTTCCTGCTCCGGCAGGAAATGTGAGTGTATGGATTCCTGAATGA
- a CDS encoding carboxylesterase family protein, with protein sequence MTPNQQNTIIFETHFGKILAVKVGGIIRARSIRYAHSERFKKPVAVEPSLSSIIISPEKTPVCPQTLSPLVEKMIGATPVETFEADESTQYLSITRPETVSENEKLPVIVWIHGGSHEIGCGDLATADPSEWVKEQNVIVVTVSYRLGLFGFLGGNEERPANLGLLDIIEALKWIKTNIADLGGDENNITLLGQSSGGDAIAHLMISERVENLFRRVIIQSAPLGLRHKRQKMTAEFLKKTEFLKDETDVLKMMDEYKTAVPSVIKYGLKAAMPFGTQYGHYPLCTEEESVEMWKKNAQKFDVLIGLNNDETAFYLKTSEALNKYFGKGFGLKIMDKTVEKTTALIYGNPAKQFAQNLAEAGGNVYLFRIHSKLKDNPIGAPHCIDLPLIFGNESAWKSSELLKDIPWNQIHENGKKLRALWAEFARTGKISDPSEKPEILELRKI encoded by the coding sequence ATGACACCCAATCAGCAGAATACCATTATTTTCGAAACCCACTTCGGGAAAATTTTAGCAGTAAAAGTAGGAGGGATTATCAGAGCCCGAAGTATTCGTTATGCGCATTCTGAAAGATTTAAAAAACCTGTTGCGGTAGAACCTTCTTTATCTTCAATAATTATTTCTCCTGAAAAAACTCCCGTGTGTCCGCAGACTCTAAGTCCGCTCGTGGAAAAGATGATTGGAGCAACACCTGTTGAAACTTTCGAAGCTGATGAATCAACACAATATCTTTCCATAACCCGGCCAGAAACTGTTTCTGAAAATGAAAAACTCCCTGTTATAGTCTGGATCCATGGAGGTTCTCATGAGATTGGCTGTGGAGATCTGGCCACTGCCGATCCTTCTGAGTGGGTGAAAGAACAAAATGTTATTGTAGTTACTGTTTCCTATCGTTTAGGGCTATTTGGATTTTTAGGTGGCAATGAAGAAAGACCTGCCAATCTTGGATTGTTGGATATCATTGAAGCATTAAAATGGATAAAAACCAATATTGCAGATCTGGGAGGTGATGAAAATAATATTACCCTTCTCGGGCAGTCTTCAGGAGGAGATGCCATTGCCCATTTAATGATTTCAGAAAGAGTGGAAAATTTATTTCGGCGTGTGATAATTCAGAGTGCACCTTTAGGATTACGGCATAAAAGACAGAAAATGACTGCAGAATTTCTGAAAAAAACAGAATTTTTGAAAGATGAAACCGATGTTTTAAAAATGATGGATGAGTACAAAACAGCTGTACCTTCTGTAATAAAATATGGTTTGAAAGCTGCGATGCCCTTTGGAACTCAATACGGACATTATCCTTTATGTACAGAAGAAGAATCGGTGGAGATGTGGAAAAAGAATGCCCAGAAATTTGATGTACTGATTGGTTTAAATAATGATGAAACGGCCTTTTATCTTAAAACCTCAGAGGCTTTAAACAAATATTTCGGAAAAGGATTCGGTTTAAAAATCATGGATAAAACCGTTGAGAAGACCACAGCATTGATCTATGGAAATCCGGCAAAGCAGTTTGCTCAAAATCTGGCTGAAGCTGGTGGAAATGTATATCTCTTCAGGATTCATTCTAAATTGAAAGACAACCCTATCGGTGCACCTCATTGTATTGATCTTCCTTTGATTTTTGGAAATGAATCTGCCTGGAAATCTTCCGAACTGCTGAAAGACATTCCCTGGAACCAAATTCATGAGAACGGTAAAAAGCTGAGGGCTCTCTGGGCTGAATTTGCCCGCACCGGAAAAATATCAGACCCCTCTGAAAAACCAGAAATCCTGGAATTGCGAAAGATATAA
- a CDS encoding helix-turn-helix domain-containing protein has protein sequence MENQEVEIYNTVSEYNKMANHETLHPLVSVIDFSKSDPICQYKRKFGFYTVFLKDVMCGDMQYGKHSYDYQEGTLVFIAPGQTYGIYNRDRSVQPAGFALIFHPDLIKGTNLGKNIKDYSFFSYDVHEALHLSEKEREVVLDCFKNIKLELEQAIDKHSKSLIVNNIELFLNYCMRFYDRQFITRDHINQGVIGKFENLVDDYLKSENPKNIGFPMVNYFAEKLNLSANYFGDLIKKELGISAQEFIHNKLIDIAKEQILDQAKTISEISYDLGFKYPQHFTRLFKTKVGISPSEYKILN, from the coding sequence ATGGAAAATCAGGAGGTTGAAATCTATAATACGGTCTCGGAATATAATAAAATGGCGAATCACGAAACTCTGCACCCGCTGGTGAGTGTTATTGATTTTTCCAAGTCTGATCCTATTTGCCAGTATAAAAGGAAATTTGGGTTTTATACCGTTTTTCTGAAAGACGTAATGTGCGGAGACATGCAATATGGAAAACACAGCTATGATTATCAGGAAGGAACATTAGTATTTATTGCTCCCGGTCAGACGTATGGAATTTATAACAGAGACAGATCTGTTCAGCCTGCAGGTTTTGCTCTGATTTTTCACCCGGACTTAATCAAAGGAACCAACTTGGGGAAGAATATCAAAGATTATTCATTTTTCTCTTATGACGTACATGAAGCGCTCCATCTCTCAGAAAAAGAAAGAGAAGTGGTGCTGGATTGTTTTAAAAATATTAAGCTGGAACTGGAACAGGCCATTGATAAGCACAGCAAATCTTTGATTGTTAATAATATTGAACTGTTCCTGAATTATTGTATGCGTTTTTATGACCGACAGTTTATTACAAGAGATCATATTAACCAGGGAGTCATTGGGAAATTTGAAAATCTGGTAGATGATTATTTGAAATCTGAAAATCCAAAAAATATAGGTTTCCCCATGGTGAATTACTTTGCAGAAAAGTTGAATCTGTCCGCGAATTATTTTGGAGATCTGATCAAAAAAGAACTGGGCATTTCTGCTCAGGAATTTATCCACAACAAACTTATCGATATTGCCAAAGAACAGATTCTGGATCAGGCAAAAACGATCAGTGAAATTTCTTATGACTTGGGCTTTAAATATCCACAGCATTTTACAAGACTGTTCAAAACGAAAGTGGGGATTTCCCCAAGTGAATATAAAATCCTGAACTAG
- a CDS encoding cupin domain-containing protein, with protein METFNTNIFPKGEKASPDYFSGGTAWVHILKPNEDNLNCQIGNVVFEPGCRNNWHSHGGGQILIVTSGTGYYQEKGKPAQILNPGDVVNIPPDIIHWHGAAPDSEFTHIAINPNTQNGIVAWLEPVTDEEYNNL; from the coding sequence ATGGAAACTTTTAATACCAACATTTTTCCGAAAGGAGAAAAAGCTTCTCCAGATTATTTCTCCGGAGGAACAGCCTGGGTTCATATTCTGAAACCCAATGAAGATAACCTGAACTGCCAGATCGGAAATGTAGTTTTCGAACCGGGATGCAGAAATAACTGGCATTCTCATGGAGGCGGACAGATTTTAATTGTAACTTCAGGAACCGGATATTATCAGGAAAAAGGAAAACCTGCTCAGATTTTAAATCCTGGAGATGTTGTTAATATTCCTCCTGATATCATCCACTGGCATGGAGCAGCTCCGGATAGTGAATTTACTCATATTGCTATTAATCCTAATACACAAAACGGGATTGTAGCATGGCTGGAGCCTGTAACAGATGAAGAGTATAACAATTTATAA
- a CDS encoding NAD(P)-dependent alcohol dehydrogenase → MSTITVKAYGAESTTADLKEMNIVRREVTSKDVEIEILYCGVCHSDLHTARNDWGGSLYPAVPGHEIVGRITKVGSEVSKFKVGDLAGVGCIVDSCGHCDSCKHDLEQYCLNGFTGTYNGKDKHLGGHTFGGYSQKVVVDSHHVLKVPENLDLAAVAPLLCAGITTWSPLKHWNVGPGSKVAVVGLGGLGHMAIKLAKGLGAEVTLFSRTPGKTEDAKQLGADHVVISTDEAQMDSVKGKFDVIIDTVPYVHDINPYVTTLNINGTHVLVGYLGGLEPILNTVPMILGRKSVAGSVIGGIAETQELLDFCGEHNIVSEIEMIKMQDINEAYERMLKSDVRYRFVIDMQSL, encoded by the coding sequence ATGAGTACAATTACAGTAAAAGCTTATGGTGCAGAGTCTACCACAGCAGATCTGAAAGAAATGAATATTGTAAGAAGAGAAGTAACCTCAAAAGATGTAGAGATTGAAATTCTATACTGCGGGGTATGCCATTCTGACCTTCATACAGCAAGAAACGACTGGGGCGGGTCTTTGTATCCTGCAGTTCCGGGGCATGAAATTGTAGGAAGAATCACAAAGGTAGGAAGCGAAGTTTCCAAATTTAAAGTTGGTGATCTTGCTGGTGTAGGATGTATTGTAGATTCGTGTGGACACTGTGACAGCTGCAAGCATGATCTTGAACAATACTGTCTGAACGGGTTCACCGGAACATACAATGGAAAAGACAAACATTTGGGAGGTCATACTTTTGGAGGATATTCTCAAAAAGTAGTTGTGGATTCCCACCATGTTTTAAAAGTACCTGAAAATCTTGATCTGGCAGCCGTAGCACCACTACTTTGTGCAGGTATTACCACATGGTCACCTTTAAAACACTGGAATGTAGGTCCAGGTTCTAAAGTAGCTGTTGTAGGATTGGGAGGTCTTGGACACATGGCAATTAAACTGGCAAAAGGATTGGGAGCTGAAGTTACTTTATTCTCCAGAACTCCGGGTAAAACTGAAGATGCCAAACAATTGGGTGCCGATCATGTTGTGATTTCTACAGATGAAGCTCAAATGGATTCTGTAAAAGGAAAATTCGATGTAATTATTGACACAGTTCCTTATGTACATGACATCAATCCGTATGTGACTACTTTAAATATCAATGGAACTCATGTTTTGGTAGGATATCTTGGAGGTTTAGAACCTATTTTGAATACAGTTCCTATGATTTTGGGAAGAAAGTCAGTAGCGGGTTCTGTAATCGGTGGTATTGCTGAAACTCAGGAATTACTGGATTTCTGTGGAGAGCACAATATTGTTTCAGAAATTGAGATGATCAAAATGCAGGACATCAACGAAGCGTATGAAAGAATGCTTAAAAGTGATGTGAGATACCGTTTCGTTATTGACATGCAGTCTTTATAA
- a CDS encoding winged helix-turn-helix transcriptional regulator, whose amino-acid sequence MQVLTLKYVDMTAIKESSTIQENKKTVQDCPVMYVMERIGGFWKPIILFNLSTGEKRYSELKKAIPAVTEKMLIQHLKQLETDGLIIRTAKPVIPPHVTYKLSEAGNELAPVIDAMAAWAFQDMERNDIKCAEGNRYITNQDQNAFSQNLKK is encoded by the coding sequence ATGCAAGTACTTACCCTAAAGTATGTAGATATGACAGCTATCAAAGAAAGTTCAACCATCCAGGAGAATAAAAAGACAGTGCAGGATTGTCCTGTAATGTATGTTATGGAAAGAATTGGCGGATTTTGGAAACCGATTATCCTGTTCAATCTTTCCACAGGAGAAAAAAGATACAGCGAATTGAAAAAAGCCATTCCTGCAGTAACGGAAAAAATGCTCATTCAACATTTGAAACAGCTTGAAACAGACGGATTAATTATCAGAACGGCAAAACCTGTAATCCCTCCTCATGTGACGTATAAACTGAGTGAAGCAGGTAATGAATTGGCTCCCGTTATTGATGCTATGGCAGCTTGGGCTTTTCAGGATATGGAAAGAAATGATATCAAATGTGCTGAAGGAAACAGATACATCACAAATCAGGATCAGAATGCTTTTAGCCAAAATCTGAAAAAATAA
- a CDS encoding NAD(P)H-binding protein: protein MKIIITGSLGNVAKPLAQQLIAEGHHITVISSSEARKQEVESLGATPAIGSITDVNFLTQTFEGADAVFVMTPPALSPDKIVENTTNAGKNYAEALKKANVKRAVMLSSVGAESPVENGPIAGLHNIEKIYNEVENTSFTFLRAGYFYNNFFNDIPLIQNAGIIGANYPADIEVPVVHPNDIAKAAAEELVKDGNSNNIRYIVSDVRKASDFAKVLGTSVNKPELPWVEFSDEDSLNGMLQAGLPEDMAKLYVEMGRGIRTGVVQKDFIDHGSPVTGNVKLEDFAKEFSSKF from the coding sequence ATGAAAATTATAATCACAGGATCACTAGGAAATGTAGCTAAACCATTAGCCCAACAGTTAATTGCCGAAGGGCATCATATTACTGTAATAAGCAGCAGCGAGGCCAGAAAACAGGAAGTTGAATCTCTGGGAGCAACACCAGCCATAGGATCTATTACAGACGTCAACTTTTTAACTCAAACTTTTGAAGGTGCAGATGCCGTTTTTGTAATGACTCCTCCAGCACTAAGCCCGGATAAAATTGTAGAAAACACTACCAATGCAGGGAAAAATTATGCAGAAGCTTTAAAAAAAGCCAATGTAAAAAGAGCTGTAATGCTAAGCAGCGTAGGTGCTGAATCTCCTGTAGAAAACGGCCCGATTGCAGGACTTCACAATATTGAAAAAATATACAATGAAGTAGAGAATACCTCTTTTACTTTTTTAAGAGCGGGATATTTTTATAATAATTTTTTCAATGATATTCCTTTAATTCAAAATGCAGGAATCATTGGGGCAAATTATCCTGCAGATATTGAAGTACCCGTAGTTCATCCCAACGATATTGCAAAAGCTGCCGCTGAAGAACTGGTAAAAGACGGAAATTCCAACAATATCAGATATATTGTAAGCGATGTAAGAAAAGCCTCTGATTTTGCTAAAGTTTTAGGAACTTCTGTTAATAAACCTGAACTTCCATGGGTAGAATTCTCCGATGAAGATTCTTTAAACGGAATGCTTCAAGCCGGACTGCCGGAAGATATGGCTAAACTGTATGTTGAAATGGGTAGAGGAATAAGAACCGGTGTTGTACAGAAAGATTTTATTGATCACGGTTCTCCAGTTACAGGAAATGTTAAGCTAGAAGATTTTGCAAAGGAGTTTTCTTCTAAATTCTAA